The window TTTTTTTATGGAAATTGTTATTGAACTCTTCAACTGATCTCAAAAGTATGGCACCAAAGCTTGCCATAGCATGACACCCTGACCTCGTCAGCGAATAAACCTGACCTCGtcagcgaataaaatggcaaactcCGTTCCAATGGACAAAATCGAGAAGGGTCGAAACTAGGGAGTTCAACTGGAAGATGAAGCTTTACCATCTGTCGAGTGCCGCTCCTATGAAGAAAATAATACCCTAACCTAAACTGCTAGCAAGAGTTGCGGCACAAGGATCCCCCTGCCCCCTCGCCATCAGCCGCCAAAGCATCGGGCAGAGGAGAGACGGATCCAATAACTCGCTGACAACCTCAGCGGACATGTACCATCAAAGAGCTCATCTAATGACCTATATtgtcctttttcaaaattttaatttCAGTAAGTTTTTTTAGTTTGAGCTTCTTTCAAAAAGGGTGCATCCTTATATCGCTTTATGCGACTATCATCTCACTTCCCAACAGCTCCTGATAGATGGCCGGTCCCAGCGTCGTTCCGCGGCTTAACACATGCGGCAAGCACATCAAATATTAGTATAGTGAGCAGGGGGCATTGTTTTTACTGTGTATGTATGATCGCTTGTTTCGCTAAAAATGCATTTCTTGGTTTTTCAAAGACACCTTGAACTTTTCTTCTACATTTTTTAAAGTTTTCATATGTTTGAAAAAGGTTTATTGTGTGATTTTCAAAATGCTAATCATGTATTTTCTAAAATGTTCACGTATTGGTTAAAAAATGTCAACCATGTACTCCTTCCTTCCAAAAATATAAGGCGCGGTTTAACTTTTCTGGTCTTCGTTGCACAATTTTGACTATGTTTTTCATGTATTATATGTCTATAAAAACTAGTATACATACATATAAAATAAAATTGTTTGGCAAGAGAAATATGACGATGCCATTTATACATGTCCAATCCATATACTttaatactccatccgttccttaatataaggtgtatagatttttgagaaaaaaatcctaaatataaggtgtattacgttgcaccactcgtttggatatttttcttagggatttgattacattttctTATAtcaggcaagctcctctattttctcatgtcaattagtcaggtgtaatcttgcctaaaacttgtgaaatttttcctccatgtgtgttctttaatttccgtgccaaaaactatacaccctatatttagaaacggagggagaatATATTAGTGGTCGAAGTCGTGCATCAAAGACCGTAAAAAGTCAATCAcgccttatattttgggaaggagggagtattcaaaaatggtcattgtgtatttggaaaatgttaccTTTGTATTTAAATTTTTTGTCATGTGTTTACAAAATGATCCTCGTTTATTTAAAAAAAGCTCATCGTGTCTTTATaaattgttcaacatatttttTTAAATCACCATTTATTTATTGGAATGTTCAACGTGAACTAGAAAATTCTTTAACATATATTTCAAAACTGTTCGCCATTCATTTTAAAAAAACCTAATGCACATTAAAAATAttcaacttgtatttgaaaaattctATAGATATTTTATTAATGTGTATTAAAAAATTTAATGTCCATTTGTAAAAtgtcaagaaaaaagaaaaaataatgaaAAAGGAAGACCAAAACCAAATTGGGCCAGATCACTTGATATGAGACATAGGTCTCGCGTTTCAGAAACCTAGACTAAACGTATCCTTTTTCCAAAAAAAACTGTCCATATCCAAACATTTTTTTTATAATTCAggcccagatgaatttcccttttAAATAGAAGCCCAGATCAATTTATTTTTCTGAATAGAAACCCATATCAACACCCGGCCTGTGCAGACTTCTTCCTGGACCGTGCAGTCCAACTCCCCTCTCCCTGACTCTCTGTTTCTACCCAGCCAGCAGCACCGCGGCCGCAACTGTTAACCCAGATGAATTTCCTAGCTTTTGATTCGACTGTCACAACAGGACCTGGTGACCCATCCTTATATGTTCGCAGGGTTCATTCACTCTCACTTACTTTTGTAGGTTGTGTTCAAAATCAATCATCTTGCATTTTTATTTTTCGGAAGTGCCgccttttttctttcttcttccctGTATTCCTGAATCCTAGAAGCAAGAGCTCGTCTCATGTAACCATCTGCCTATACAAGCTTAAAATTTGACAAAGATATCCCTCCCAGTTGGACTGGAACACTGAATTTGGTCCAAAAACTCATCTGTTCACGGCAAGTTCAATACTTGAGCTATGTTGGCCATAAAAACTGCATGGTAACAACTTTGAAAGGCCATAAAATTTGCCTGAAACTACCTTGGACTGATGTTCAGGAACTCATTCAATGGGATCTCATTGGGGTGTCCCTCCTGAATTCTAGAGCTGCCTGACATCAATATTGGTCTGAAACCTTAACCTTTTTCAAGAACAATTCGTCTGAAACCTCATCTGTTCACggcgagtatttaaccaaaaactaccacaattcatggaaacgtgacgaaaaactaccactttacgtttttgtgcgaaaaactaccacttttatcctaaaccgtggcaaaaaactaccaactcGTTTAACTGCTCGGTTCGGCCGCGCTAAGCCCGAATCTGACCGGTTGGGCCCACACATAAGCAGCGTAAAAAAGCAATCAGGACCCTGGTGGTGTTTCCTACAAAATTTTGTATTTTCTAGAGTATTCTTGGTGAAAAATGGCCGATAAATAGCCGAACGTGACACaacttgcatacgatgtcgaaaatcGTTCAAATCTGACATGGATGACTACCATGAGCATGCCCACCTGCTGGCAAAAGTTAGCTCATTTGATGCATGTCGAAAAATAGACGATAGTCAACATAGATTGTTCAGGCAGGCGAGAAGGGTTTGTATGAGATTACGGGGACATTTTTTTAAATTCTAGATCAATTTTAAAAATTTATATTGAAAAAAGAATCTGGTATTCTAAAgaaattttcaaatttttgaacaacttaaaaaaataatgATAAAGTTCAAGAAGGAGAAAATTAAttaacaaaaaaagagaagaaaagcgaaaaaatagagaagaaaaaaGTGCTTAGGCCCTAGAAAATAAGAAAAGCTTTCAAAAAATATTCGCAAATATGAAAAAATGCTGGCAAATTTGAAAAAGTGTTCGCATTTTCACCATGTGCATGCCCACCTGTTTACCAAAGTTGATGCCCTTTTTTGAATGTCCAAAAAAATACCATGTTCAACGTAGGGTTTGCAGATAGGCGAGAAGGCTCCACCGAGACCACGTTGTTTCTCAACATCCGTTAAAAAACCTCATTTTTTTCATTgacttgtatgaccaattcaagacaCAATTCCAAGTTGTTTTGGTTTTCTATAAATTTTGCTTTTTCTGGAGTTTTTTTAGTAAAAAAAGGGGCATTAAATGGCCGGATGTGTtgcaacttgcatatggtgttgGAAATAATTAAAACCTGGCGTGAATGCCTACCATGAGCATGCCCACATGCTCGTAAAAGTTGGGGTCATTTCATGCATGTTCGAAAATAGACCATGTCAACGGAGGTGCTCGGGTAGGCCAGAAGGGTCCGTATGAGAGCATGTTTTTCAACATCTTCCATTGACTCCAATTTTTCCCCATAAGCTTAAATGGCCAactcaaggcaccatgccaagttgtttgagtTTTTAACAATTCTTGCACTTTCTGGAGTTTTCTCGATGAAAAATGGCTGATACATGCTCGGACATGACACAACTTGCATATAGTGTCAAAATTCGTTCAAACCATGGGCACGCCCACCTACTGGCAATAGTTGGATCATTACATGCATGTCCAAAAAATAGACTATGTTCAATGGGGGTTGTTCGGGTAGGCGAGATTGGTCTGTATGAGAGCACGTATTTATCGGCATTGTGAAATGACCCAAAAAATCTCATGAGTttatatgaccaattcaaggcatcatGTCAAGTTGTTTGAGTTTTCATTATTTTTTGCAATTTATGGAGTTTTCTTGATGAAAAATGGACGATAAATGACCGAACGTGACGCAACTTGCGTATGGCGTTGGAAATCGTTCAAACCTGGCATGATTGCCTGCCATGGGCATGACCACCTGCTGGCAAAAGGTTGGGTCATTTCATGCATGTCCAAATATACCATGTTCAATGGAGGGTGTTCGGGTAGGCCACATGGGTCCGCATGAGAATACTTTTTTGGCATCTTCAGATGAGTCCAAAATTTTCCATGagcttgtatgaccaattcaaggcaccatgctaAGTTGTTTGCGTTTTCGATAATTCTTACATTTTTTAGAGTTTTCTCGGTGAAAATGATCGATAAATGGCCAAATGTCACGCAACTTGCATAAGGTGTCGGAATCGTTCAAACtagcatggatgcctaccatgcGCATGCCCATCTACTAGATAAAATTGCAGTGGTCTTAAGAATGTCCAAAACTGGAACATGTTCAACGAAAGGTGTCCGTGTAGGTCAAAAGGCTCTATCTGGGAGCACGTTGTTTGTCGACATCTTCAGTTGTTGTATTGGTTTAACATTTTTGATTTTTAGGTTTGCTAACCAAAAATTTAAAAAGAACGGATGGTAAAAAACCAAATTTTCGGTTTCTACCACCCTGATAGGCGATGGCATCGCTCCAATCGGCCGCCTGTTCGGCCGGCCCAAGAGTTCGCAGATTTGAATAAAGTTCATCGAtgttgaaaaaatgttcacaaatttaattattattatttttgcagattttcAGAAATATTACCCAATAAAAGTTGAGAAAAAGTTTAAAAAATGAGAAATTTCACgaatttgttttttttattttaaaaatttcTGGCAtttgaaaaaaaagagaagaaaaaacctAGAAGAAAACCAAACAAAAGCTGGTTTTAAAACACACGATTTTTTTACTGAAAATTCAGAAAGTTACATTAGCCATATAAGAAGCTAAAAAGAAAGGAAGTGTTCAAAATGTTAGTTCTGAAGTTTGCACACTCCTCATATTTTTTTAAAATGTTCTTAACATTTTGAACTAACATATCTCCTGATTTGTTTTTGAAATGTTCACGCTTGTAAAAATGTTattcaatttttttttttgaaaaatgctcaTGCTTTTATGAAAAATGACTTTTTCAAATTGTGTTCAAGTTGTTCAATAACAAATGTTGGATTATGAAACATTATTCAATTTTTTAAAATTCATACATAATTTCCTTGGTGTTACTCCCTCCATTCGGGTTTATTGGGTCCGAGAGCCACCAAAACTTGTACTACCATGTTTACTAGGTTGCTGCAAACTTTATATCAAAAACGAAAAAAATAGGCTGCTGCATTTAAACACGTCACTTTATTCCTTCGTCTCTTCATGGAAGCTAGCGCATGGGTCTCCTTGATTGGATCAGGTAGTAGCCATTGCATGCACAGATTAGTTAATAGGCCTAATTAATAGCGGTGATTATCTAAGAGATTTATTTCCAATTTTTCCTATGCGTATTTAGTGGTCTTTCTGTTTCGGCTCAAGGGCCCAATAAATCCGGGCGGGGAGATTCTTAAGTTTGCAGGCTCCTAATTATTCACAAACACAAGTCAGCTCAATTGGTGAGTGGATCTACTACATGTATATAAAGAGGTTTGTGGTTCGATTCTTAACGGGGGCTTGTATTTTGTGAATTTTTACATTTCGCGTCGCGCTCCCTGCAGCCTTCACCAATGGGCCGGCCCGGTCGAGGGTGCCTCCCATGCCATATATATGTTCACGACGTATTTAAAAAAAGACAATCCTACCCTTTCTTATGAAGGGGTATGAAGAAATCTCGTGCGTTGATGTGTTTAGGGGGATTGTACCGAAGAAGAAGAAGTGTAAAGACAGCTGTATATGTTGGGTATGGGCGCTCATATGTTTAAAAAAGAATGAAAACATAGAAGCTTAGCTAGTTGCAAAGTTAATTACTTCTTATGCATGTTTTATCTATTTAATAGAAGTCAATAAATTGCATTAATCCATTTCTCTACTAAGGTCTTGGCCATGGTTCTATGGCTTTTGAATTTTAGAACATGGATTACTCAGGACTCAGGAGTTGAGTGTACTAGATTAATAAGCTTGTTTCTATTACTTTAATGAGGATATTGACAATGTCGAATGGAGATTAGAATCTTCGGGGGTCtaaacaagtactccctccattcctaaaatataagtatttttagagattctaacGCGGACTGCATAAGaagcaaagtgagtgaatctacactttaaaatatgtctatatacatccgtatgtagtttttattgaaatctctagaaagacctgtatttaggaacgaagggtgtACACAATGAGATTTTTGTCATTAAGATTTTTTTAAATGCAGAGAGTTGGAGCCTGGAGGTGTTGTTCATCAACTGAATAAACTGCATCATGATAATGCGAATCTGCCACATACTCCTACATGTTATATTTGTTATATGCATGTTTTATCTATTTAATAGAAGTCAATAAATTGCATTAATCCATTTCTCTACTAAGGTCTTGGCCATGGTTCTATGGCTTTTGAATTTTAGAACATGGATTACTCAGGACTCAGGAGTTGAGTGTACTAGATTAATAAGCTTGTTTCTATTACTTTAATGAGGATATTGACAATGTCGAATGGAGATTAGAATCTTCGGGGGTCtaaacaagtactccctccattcctaaaatataagtctttttagagattctaacgCGGACTGCATAAGaagcaaagtgagtgaatctacactttaaaatatgtctatatacatctgtatgtagtttttattgaaatctctagaaagacctgtatttaggaacgaagggtgtACACAATGAGATTTTTGTCATTAAGATTTTTTTAAATGCAGAGAGTTGGAGCCTGGAGGTGTTGTTCATCAACTGAATAAACTGCATCATGATAATGCGAATCTGCCACATACTCCTACATGTTATATTTGTTATATGCGGATATGCGTGCAATATCTACGTTGATGATCGATCTTACCATCCTCGGAGTCAGTGGTGAAGTTTTCCATCCGAATGAGCGAGTACACCTCAAGCGCATTGATGAGCGGTGGCAGGATCGAGCTGCGCGTCTTATTCAGGGTGTACAACGCATTGCCGTTATACAAGAACCGCCCGCTGTCGTGCAAGCTGTTGGCCTGTAAAAGCGACGGGGAGAAGCCCCGGTGCAGCAAATCGCCTTCGTTGTAGATGTCGAACCTTCTGTTCGGGTTGCTACCATTGATTTCAGCGAAGTGGAAGATCGGGAGAAGGCGGACACTCTCATGGTCCCAATTAGGACCCTTTGCCATGCCGAGGCTCATGAAGGAGTAGTTTGCGTCTAGGGTCGTGGCCTTCTGGAAGATGGCCATCGGCACATTGAAGTAGTCGTCTCCTGGGAGAATCTCCACTTTGTTGCTAGTGCTGGGGCTAATCCAGGGGTAGGAGCTGTAGGAGAAAGACCAGCCCTCCCAAAACCGGTCGTAAGGGTCCGTTGGATATCTTCATCGCACACAAAGACAAGGGAAAACATGTAAATAGCTAAGCTAGCATGATACACTATTTTTTGGTTCTATTGGAGCTGGTTATATAAATTTCTTGGCACCATGAGATATTATTGGACAATGTATTTGAAGTGTGTGCTCTTCTGCTTCAAATGCATTGAGCTAGCCAACACATTAAAAAACAATTGACATGCATAATCCGATTTCAATCTAAAACTATCATGGATGTCAGTCTCACCTTGTGATATATTCAGTGGCATTGCCAAATCTGATCCGTCTAAAATAGCCGACTGATACCCTTGTATTCACAAAAGGGTACATCGGATCTAGCAGTGGCCTCAGCTCCAAGGAAGACACGAACGGAGTCCCTGAACCGAAGTTTATCAGACAGAAGGATACGAAGTTGCTCGGAGCAATGGTGAGTACCTCCTTCCAATCCGTGATCGATGGATCCATATTTGTTAAGTTCACCGTATCCCAGAAGTTGACGCCAATATGGAGCCCGAACAGAAAAGGTGACCCGTCCATACTCCTGTTCAACCCATCGTAGTTGCCATAAGTAAACATAGCCCTCAACAAAAACTTCTTCCCAATTGTCGATGGCAGTGTGTAGCAATTCCGTTTGCCCTGAGGAAAGCTCCTCAAGGTTTTCTGGTTCTCATATGGGGCATCAGCCATGAATGCTGCTGAAATATTGTTGCTCACACCGCCCTCGACAAATTTAAGGTCAGGAAGGAACAGGAGTCCCGTGGTGCTGTCCTTGTAGGGACTATCGTTTGTGAATCCACAATCTACGCTTAGAAACCCTGCGTAATGGAGAGTATGTATCAGTTTCATGTGTCTCATGTTTAAGATGATCATGACATGTGCCACTAGGTATTCAGTAGCTAATAATACCTTTATTATTAAGATATCAGTAAAGTGGGATTTCTTCAGTTCTACGCTGAAGTAAACTAAAATGTGCAGATGGAGCAGGGATTAAAGTTGCGATAAGTGAAACTAGGAGGATATGGTTTGTATTACCCGGAGTAGACTGGCCATCGCCTCGAGTCATCATGAGCAGCAAAGCCAAGATCCATGGCAGTCTTCTATTTGCCGAGCAACTGAAGCTGAACACCATGGCACTCTTGGGTTCTTGCATTGCCGAGAAGCAATCATGCAAACCAAGAAGCTTCGTATAAGCAACAAATGACTTGTGTGCGTAGTTATATAGCAGAGAAACACAACCGGCACAATTTAGTATTTGGATTGAATTTGCCTGGTGCTCGATTAACAATATGGAGGAAACATCAACAAGTAACCTTTTTTGTGAAAGAAATGCAACTTGCATTCATTTAGAAATAGAAAATGCAACTTGTATTCATCTAAAAATGAAAGTGCAACTTGCCATGGAGTTTAGGTTGACAATCTCAGCGCTAACGTGCGGCCCATCACCGTGATAAAGAAGTCCCACTGGATTTTGGCcacaatgcatgcatgcagcttGCTCCTACAGCGTTGACATTCCTCTGAACCAGTCTTCTCTGGTAAATTGAACAAGCGGCGTGGTTTGAGGCCTCTGGATCTGTGGGCTTTAACCCGGATCCGTGGCAGGGGCCGCACGACAGCGTAGCTATGGCGGATTGGCGGGGCCGGTGTTGGCAGCACGTGATTCTGAACTAGTCTTATGTGTTAAATTAAACTTAAAATCTAAAAAGTGCACGCGCATTAAACAGAGAGAACGGGTGGCCATTTCCTGGCCGCACGATCGCGTCGCGATCGTCTCGTGCGAGCTCTAGGTGCCACCTGGTCGGGAGACCTCGCACCGCGCGGTCGTGGGCGACTTGTCCTTACCTGGACGAGGAAGGAACCCACAAGTAAGCGGTAGAGGGAGATCGTGGGCGGCGGTTTCGAAATGCAAGCCGTTCTCTCCcccattttctttcttttctccccCATTTCCGTTCCTTTCCTCCCGTCTCGCTCTCGCTCCCGCAACTGCGGCGAAATCGTGCCGCGTCTCTCAAACCGCTGGCGGATTTGCTGCTGGACTGTGGGGGGATTTGCTGCTGGCCCTCGTCGGCGTTGCAGGTACCCACTGTTGTCCCTTCtttctcatgtccatggctaggaaatcttaaccatctttggtcaacgagctagtctagtagaggcatactagggacacagtatttgtttatgtatcacaTATGTATGTAagcttccgatcaatacaattctaacatgaatattaaacctttatcatgaataaggaaatataaaataacaacttcattattgcctctagggcatatttccttcactcccgtCTAATCTCTGCTTCCCCACCGCCCCCTCCGCCATGGCCAGCTCCGGATCGAAAGAGATCGACTGGGTGGGGCTCACCGTTGGCGACCCGCCAAGCTTGTCTGACCTAGACGAGGAGGAGCTCGTGCTCCGCATTGGCGCTCCAGCACTCGGCATCGCCAAGCTCCTGGGTTGGCAGTCCGTCCTTCGCAGAGGCCTGATGCCGCCCAGCCCGCTCTCTGTCATCCACGGCGAGGCGGTAGCATGAGCAGCGGCGCTCGGCAGCGCCATCACCTGCCCCCTGCTGGGAGCCGCTGGGTGCTGGTGCCCGCACCCCCAGCCCGCCGGCGCGGCAGCGACATCCGAAGACGACGGGCCGTGCCTACTGCCAGGCGGCAACACAGGGCGGAGTGAGGCACAGCCGCAGGTCGTCCAGATCTGCGCTGAAGCTGCTGCCGCCCGCCAAGGATGACAATGCAGCGCTCCGCCACGCAatctgacggttttttacacctcgGCGGAGACGAGGCCCACCGCCGACAAGGTGACACAACAGAACGAGGTTGCGGCGGAGAGGATAAAATTAGATGGAAAAATGATGTGATTTTAATTAAAAAGTTGTCTATTTGCAAGGAGAAATACCTAACAAAAACTGAAAGATTGAGAATTTTAGATGCACTCATATACGAGTAGAAAAAATGGTTAGCAATGTGCATGGACCCGTTCAGACGTGAAGGCCTTGTGCGTTTCATACTCGAACGATTACAAAATGAGCCAACGTAAACTAGTGCGTTCTCCTGGCTACCGTTCAAACGTCCACATCCATCCTCGTCGGACCGATCGAGTTGGTATGTGTGTGAGCGTGTCTACCGTGTCGAAGACCGGCACGCGGTCGACAGAGAGTAAGACAACCGACCGGATACTAGTTAAACTGATCGGCAACCTTTCATCTGTTTTCTATCCCCGTGTGTTTCCGCGCTACGACGAGAGCCGCTGAGCCGTCCATTTCCTGGACAAGACTTGGCAGCGTCTTCTTTCTTTTCGC is drawn from Triticum dicoccoides isolate Atlit2015 ecotype Zavitan chromosome 6B, WEW_v2.0, whole genome shotgun sequence and contains these coding sequences:
- the LOC119325787 gene encoding probable LRR receptor-like serine/threonine-protein kinase At1g05700; translation: MQVAFLSQKRLLVDVSSILLIEHQANSIQILNCAGCVSLLYNYAHKSFVAYTKLLGLHDCFSAMQEPKSAMVFSFSCSANRRLPWILALLLMMTRGDGQSTPGFLSVDCGFTNDSPYKDSTTGLLFLPDLKFVEGGVSNNISAAFMADAPYENQKTLRSFPQGKRNCYTLPSTIGKKFLLRAMFTYGNYDGLNRSMDGSPFLFGLHIGVNFWDTVNLTNMDPSITDWKEVLTIAPSNFVSFCLINFGSGTPFVSSLELRPLLDPMYPFVNTRVSVGYFRRIRFGNATEYITRYPTDPYDRFWEGWSFSYSSYPWISPSTSNKVEILPGDDYFNVPMAIFQKATTLDANYSFMSLGMAKGPNWDHESVRLLPIFHFAEINGSNPNRRFDIYNEGDLLHRGFSPSLLQANSLHDSGRFLYNGNALYTLNKTRSSILPPLINALEVYSLIRMENFTTDSEDGKIDHQRRYCTHIRI